Genomic segment of Mastomys coucha isolate ucsf_1 unplaced genomic scaffold, UCSF_Mcou_1 pScaffold5, whole genome shotgun sequence:
CGGCGAGGATTTGGAAAACTCTGATAGTAAAGTCTAGTGCAGTCCTGTAGTAGGGTAGCCCTGGATCAGGTGGCCATCAAAAGTAAGAatggagcctggcagtggtggtgcacgcctttaatcccagcacttgggaggcagaggcaggcggatttctgagttcgaggccagcctggtctacagagtgagttccaggacagccagggctatacagagaaattctgtctcgaaaaaaaccaaaccaaagcaaagcaaaaaaagtaAGAATGGAGTGGGGCAGTAacggagaaaagaaaggaagaatagatTCGAAGCTTGTgctgaagaggagggagaagcgAAATCTGGTTGTCACCTGCTAGTTTTTATGCGCTTTTCCCTAATTCTTGTGACAGGATAATAACTTCTACATAAACATTacaaagagccgggcagtggtggcacatgcctttaatcctagcacttgggaggcaggcgtatatctgagttcgaggccaacctggtctatagagtgagttccaggacagccagggctacacagagaaaccctgccttgaaaaaccaaaaccaaaaaccaaacaaacaagaaacattaCAAGGACTGAGATGCTTGCAAGGATAGCTTACTAGGACAGAGCCTGGAGTCCATCTCTTCTGGTGATGCTCTGCTCCTAGCGAAGCCCTGTGGGAGGAGACAGTATGTTTCAGGCCTTCCAGTGTGCCATTTCACTTGCCAGTGGCTATTGGGTTTTCACTGTGTGAGAATCTGGAACATACACCAGTAGCGTTAGGGCTAGCCTGAGAGAACCAGATGGGTTGGTATCCAGAGCCAGCCCAGGAACCCTAACTAGCATCAAAGGTCCTGAGGAAGGGAGAGGGCATGGCTCACTTGGTCTGTAGGAAAACAGCAAGTTTCTCTTGCACACTTAGCTCTCCAAGAGGGTGAAGAAGGTGTGGAAACCTCAGCTGTTCACTCGGGAGCTTTACAGTGAAATCCTGGACAAGAAGTTCACCGTGACTGTGACCATGAGGACCCTGGATCTCATTGATGAGGCCTACGGATTCGACTTCTATATTCTCAAGGCAAGCAGGGGTTTGTGCACTACAAGGTCTTGTCAGACTCAAGGGAAGTGCAGAGTGCATTGCATGCGTGGGTAGGGAGTGTGGAGCACCTGGGATAACCATTACAAGCCTTACTTAGCAATATGTAATTGCTAAGTGGGATTGAGTCCCTGTTGGTGCAGCCCCCTGaagctttctgtctgtcttgctgTGGTCACTCCCTGCGAGCGGCTGACTTGACCAATGGTCGTAGCCACCTCTTCTCTTGGAGTTGCCTTGGGCCTGACCCATGTAGGCTTGGATGCTGGCGCTAATCCCAATGCCTGTTCTGCTGTGGTCTAGCTTAGGGCTGCTAGCAGCTGAAGAAGAACCCACAGGGTCAgcggatggggtggggtgggagcctGCTGTAGCACCTGGCCCTATGTGAACCTTCTGCCAGACCCCTAAGGAGGACCTGTGCTCCAAGTTTGGCATGGACCTGAAGCGAGGGATGCTGCTGAGGCTTGCTCGCCAGGACCCACAGCTCCACCCGGATAACCCTGAGCGGAGAGCAGCCATCTATGACAAGTACAGGGTGAGAGTTTCCCCAGCCTGCTTGCTGCCCGAGGCTCCTGGCCTTGTTCCCCTGCACCTTACGCAGTCCTCTCCTGCTTGTTCAGAGCTTTGTCATCCCGGAGGCAGAGGCTGAGTGGGTCGGCCTGACGCTGGAGGAGGCCTTGGAGAAACAGAGGCTTCTGGAGGAAAAGGTGAGCGAGCGCCTTCGTGCTGGCCGACCTCAGGCCGCTGAGGTGGAGTGCCGAGGGGTACAGGGAGGCTAGCACTTAGGAACTGCCACATGGGAATGCTGCTATATACTTGGTTCCTTCTGTTTTGAAGAAGCACATCATGCCTGTCTCCTGAagtccttccccctcttccctgaATGCCTGGGGATCTTTGGCACTAGGTGTTTTCTTAATCACTCAGCATCCCCTAGGATGCGCCATTCGTGTCTGTTTCCAAGAATAGCCAAGAGCCTGTGGTGGCCGACAGTTACAGGGAAGGCAGGGGTAGATGTGTGTTTTGGTGTCTAGGGAAAGCAGTCCTCTTTTGGTGATCACACTGCCTTCCAGGATGTCGAGTATTGTCCCCAGCCCTCCTGTATCCCAGTGCCTTACCATGTTCAGCCAGAAGCAGCTGGCTACCACGCTCCTTAgagtgccatctctgggctatGTTGAGCCTTACCATGACCTCTCCCCTTTAGGACCCTGTACCCCTGTTCAAGGTCTACGTAGAGGAGCTGGTCCAGCGGCTTCAGGAGCAGGCTCTGTCCACGCCTGCAGTGGTGCAGAAGAGAGCCGGCGACCACGCCTGACCACTGGGCTCAGCCTCTCCTGTGGGCAGTGGGCATATGCTGAGCACACAGTTCCTGTAGTAGACTTTTCAGAGAACCCTTCTGTGCCAGGACTCGTGGAGGTCTGGAGTGGAGCCAATACCTGTCCAAGCTGGTCAAGTCCTTACAGCGCTAGAGTTCTCGGGCTGGAACAAGTAACAGTCTGAGGCAGTCTGAGCCACAGTAAAGTGTGTTGGTTTGCTTGGAAGTCTGGAGTCCTGTGCGTTCTTGTCCTGGTCATTCCTCTGTCCCAGAAACACAGGTGGACTGTTTGCACTGTCCAGCTGTGGCTCTTTGGTGTTTATATCCTTTGTGTGTGAGGCATCAGGACATAGCGAGTTGGATTACATCTATATGCCCCTGGTGTTTTCCAGGGCACAGGAATGGAGCCTGGGGCGTGGGTCCGGCCTGGGAAGGGTCTCTGCAGTATGCCCTCAAGAGCTAAAAGTGGGGAACTTTCTAGGTCCAGAGCTTCTGTCAGTATCTCCCCTGCAATGATGCAGAAAGTAGGGCACAATGGACTTTCCCATCCTTAAGTGCCCCCATTGCTTGTGGTTGGGGCTATggcttgaggcaggaagacaggccAGTTACTGACTTTGGAGCCTTTTTTTGCCCTGAGAGCTCAGGACTCAGACATTAGCACTGAAATCCATTCCTTTCTTTGGGGAGGTCAAGGAGGGTCTCCTTAACTATGTGTGGAGGGAGATGAGGTGGTCGTGGGCACTGAGCTCCCAGAGCCCCACATCTGGTTGGTGTAGAAGGGAACATTAGGTACCTGCTTTATTTGGGCATGGCCCCTGGCTACGGTGTCTACGGAGAGACAATAGGGGTGCCTGTGCTTGGCTGTGTTCTTGATGCTTAATCCAAAGCTGACATGCAGCCCTTCTTCCAGTGTTAGGGGgcctacacagacatacagaaggATTAGGGCTCACTTAGTCTGTCCTGGCCTCTGTGTCCCTGCTGATCACATAATACTCTTGCTCTGTGTATAATTATGAAGTTAActttttatttactgtatgtaagtacactgtagctgtcttcagaagagggcatcagatcccattacagatggttgtgagccaccatgtggttgttgggatttgaactcaggaccttcagaagagcagtcagtgttgtgttttttttttttttttttggtgtgtgggggttcgagacggggtttctctgtttagccctggctgtcctggaactcagtctgtagaccaggctggccttgaactcagaaattcacctgcctctgcctcccaagcgctgggattaaaagcgtgcgccaccaccgcccggctagcagtcagtgttcttaactgctgagccatctctccagcccaggttaaAATTTTTAGATCACATTtattgagtgtgtatgtgtgcttccaTGTGCCATGgcgcatgtggaggtcaggggataaGTTGGGAGTTGATTTAGGCCATTAGGCAAGTGTCTACTGGCTCAACCATCTCCCTGAGtataattaaagtttttttttaaagatttatttattattataggtaagtacaccgtagctgtctttagacacacacaaagagggcgtcagatctcattatgggtggttgtgagccaccatgtggttgctgggatttgaactcaggacttttggaagaacagtcagtactcttacccgctgagccatctcgccagcccttttgttgttttttgtttttgtttttttaacctaaaGCAAATGCTACCCAGCCAGCTATTGCATTGGTCAACCCAAAGGCTCACCCTAACTGTTTAAATCATAGTCAGTGTGGTTTGAATCCTGAATTTAAACCAGTATCCTCCAGCTAGGGCTAGGTCTTTGTTGGGATGTGGAATAGAATGTCCCCACTGTCTGACTTGGTTCAGCTAGCTTCCTGTCTGATTATCTGTTTTTTTTCACTGTCTCGGCCTGGGTCAAGTAGGACCTGTGTagactttttgttgttattattgttgcttATTCTTTTTGTAGAGATCATTTCCattatggagcccaggctggccttgaatgccaGATCTTCAGGTCTTTGTCTTTCTCATATACTGGAACTATAGAAGCAACATACACACCCATCATCCTACTCCCAGGCTTGGCTAGATCCTGTAGGATATCTTTTGTCAGTTTCCTGGGGCCCCAAGAGACCATGGCTACCTTGAGGGATATAGTGAAAACAGGGCAAGGGCTACACTTAAGAGCTTACAAACTCTGACCTCTATCTGTGCAACAGGTGCTGAATGTGGCCTGAATAGGTCACTGCTAGTCACCTCTGCTGAGGTCTAAGGCAGTTTCATTTTCCTAATAGAAGACCAGGCAGAACTCTGTGGCCCTAGCCTTGAATCCCAGAATAGCTCCATTCTAATGGGATGTagtatttttttcattacattttcataaatacaatttttttggagacaggtctcaCTTTAGCCCAAGAAGGCCTGGAACATGAAGTATACTTAATGCCTCAACCCTTTTGAGTTCTTGGATTATGGGTGtgagccatgcccagctttaccAACATCCTTTGGTCAGAAAATTGTGATGCTAGATAGTAATGGTTAGCTTATCTCTTCCCTGAGTAAGGTCCCAAACCATCTATACCCTGTGCTGCCTCCTTGTGTGTGGTGCGGGAGAGTCCCAGCTTACAGAGTGGAGCTGATATAACATGGAGTGTGCCTGCTTACACATACCCGCACATACACGCTGAGACCAGCCTGTGTTGGTAATCCACAGCACGCATGGTCTAGGGGCTGAGATGCCAGCTCTGGGAACCTGTATGTGTTTTCTTGCCTGCCATGAGTCCTCCACTCCAGCTGTCTTAGCCATTTTCCCTGGTTCTTTGTGTGCTCCAGGAACCAACCTATCTGTAGGTTGTGTTTCAGGGCCTGCACTGGGGGTATGTACTAAGACCAACCATCAAAAGCCAGAAACACGTCCCgctatgctttatttatttatttattttttttatgtatttttgttttttcgagacagggtttctctgtgtagccctggctgtcctggaacacactctgtagaccaggctggcctgaaactcagaaatccacctgcctatgcctcccaagtgctggtattaaagacatgtgccaccactgcccagccccgcTATGCTTTAATGACAACAGTCTGAGGTCAGCCTTAATGTCAAAAGGCCTGTGGCTGGTTGTGATGAGAAGGGTCGATAGGAGGTTGTGTCACTGCAGCTATGATTCCTCACCACTGTGATTCCTGTTTGCTGGGGGTGGGCAGTGTAGGCCTGAAAAACTGTGCCTTCATCATTCCAGTTAAAAATGAGACCAGGGCAGAAAGAGCCTTCGCTATTCAAAGGTGAGATGAGGTGAGGCGGCTTGTGAGCCCAGCCCAGAGCTCTAGACCAGACTTGTTCTGAGAGTGTGACATACATGTCGATCCTCACGGTGGTCTTTAGGGAGATAGGGGAGAGCAGATGGGCCCAGTGGACCTTTGACCTTGTTCTGTGTGCcctgtcagcacttgggagcccaGAGAGCCACTGGAGGCACACTCATTTCACCCCTGCCTGTGAGTAAGGTGGCAGTGGGCAGCAGGAGAGCACGTGTGCCccaacaggaagaggaagtggcctGGGGTGGTGTAGCAAAGCATGAAAGAAAATACCTGCAGAATATCTTTAGGGCCTGTCTGCCTTGGCCTGCTACCACCAAGGTCTCTTGACAACTTGAACCCCTCCTGCAAACACAGGTTGGGGTGTTTGATACCCAGGTCTTCTCCTGTCTATTCTGAGCCATCCCAGGATGGATCCCTGGGCCTGAAGAGCTTAGCCAGCAGGAGGAACTCCACATCACCCCAGCTCATCTGGTGCAGCTCACCCCAACCTCCCTAAACTCACATTGTGCTGTAGAATGGACCCTTTCCCACAACCAGCTGGCCCAGGCACCCATTCCCACCTATACCCTGCCCATGGATGAGACTTGTCTACCGGTGGCCTCCAATATGGTAAGGAGACCCTTCAAGTTTCAGCTCAGGAGGCACCAGGCCTGACCAGTGTGAAGCTGTTGAGCCATGACCTATGCCAGGCCTGGTCCCTGAGTCACCAATCCGAGCTTGGAGTCCTACGACCAGCCCTGCTTGTTCTCATCCTGCTTCTTTGGATGCAAGAACCCCAGGACCCATCCTGGCCCTTTGGTCCCTTTGTCTTGGCAGGACCCTCCTTGTTGGCCACTTAGGTTTCTGGGGGCCTGCCAGGCTTGGGTTTTCTCTAGGGAGCTCCTGAGAGCCCTGGAGAAGATGCTGTTCAGCAGGCGTGGCCTGGGCTTTACCTAGGAAGTGGGATGCAGGCCTTTGCAGGGCTCTAGGCCAGGCAGTGCTGCTCACAGGGGTGTCTGACCAGATAGTGCTAATTCTCAATGTCTCAGAACTGTGATGTTAGTGGATTCAAGTTTGCTCTGGGTCTGTAACCAGAATGGGCAGTCCATGGAGGTGTGCTACATCATATCCTTGCTGAGAATCTCTGTTCTGGCAGTATCCTGGAATATCTCATTAGGAACTAATATTGGTTGGCTCTGAGGGTACAGTGTTCTCCAGAAGGCCCTGTATCCTGAGAAGGGTTCCAGAGTCTTTCCAAGTCAGGGACCCAGGTCCATAGAGAGCAGGACCATACTTAGGGCCTTAGGAGGCTCTAggcagcaggtgtgtgtgtgttcagcagGCAATGATATTACAATAAGAGAATGGAGTGCTTTGTGGATAGAGACAACATTGACAAACTTCCATCTGAGGTAGGTGGAAACCTTGGTTCTCCTCACCAGGGACTGGGGTGGGGTTTCTCCCTGTTCTTCCTATTGCCTTCCACTCCCCACTTCTCACTGGTTTTCCACCAGAAGAAGCCTGGCCTCCAGCCCCTGGGGCAAGCCTGACCTGAAGTCCTTTTCTCAGTAGGGGCTTCAAAGATCATTGTTTCTCCTTCAGCCAGGGAATCAAGCAGGACATGGAACAGCTCAAGAGAGGCCATAAGGTAGACAGAGACCCATACACATGGGACATGTATGAAACACATAACAAAAGTGCTTAACAGCTAGTGTGGGGACAGTTACCATATAGTCAGTCCCAGTCGTCCCTCTGAAGGGACACTGGCATGGGGCCACTGGCAGCACTGCCTGCTCCCTCCGCAAATAGGAGTGGCTTGGGGGGTGGCGGTGTCTAAAGGGGCTGGTTGCCATGGCTACCATAGGGTTCTGAGGCCCGTCATCTGGTCCCTGCCTCAGCCAATAGGCGGCAGGAGCCCGAGCTGCAGCCTAGAGTCAcgcttctgcctcccagccaCACAGTGGCCAAGAGCAGGGACCGGCTTCCTAGAGTGGCTGAAAGTGCTCGGACGGACAGCCAAGCCCATCATGGCGGACAGCGGGACAGTGGGTCGCGATCAGGCACTTGGAGCCAGGCAGGTGAGGTAAGCCAGGcgggtggacagatggatggaagaATGGGTGGACAGGTGTATGTAGGTGGTCCTTGTAGCCCATTGTTCTTGTGGTTGTGGCCCTGCCCTCAGCCCACCCCGCCCTCAGCACATACTCATTCTCCCACCGAACCTTCACTTTGGATCCTCACCCCACATTGTCCATGGAAGGGTCAAGGGAGGAGACAAAAGAAAGTCTATGAGCAGAATGGAGCCACACCACATCACCACGGGCCTGAAAACCGCCTTGGTTGGTCTCTCACGTCAGATTCCATACAGAGGCAGCTTCAAAGACCCCCGACTAGCCCAGGCCTTGGTGTCCTGACTACCATGCCAGGGCTCTTCGGCAAGCCGCCTTAAATCGGCACGGTTTAAGGAGcgtgtgggtttttttgtttttgttttttttgttttttcaataaggggggaaaaaaagaagcaacagaaaaaaatgtccaCCTATAACAAGGGGGGGCAGCCAGCCCAGATAGATCAGAAGCGCCAAATCCCATTACTCGGGACTTCAGAGCACAGCCCTGCACAGGCAGCTGCGATTAAGAGCTTGTCAATGGAGTCCCCTTTGGAGATCAAAGGGGCATGCATGCCTgtgagagtgtgagagtgtgtgtgtgtgtgtgtgtgtgtgtacgtacacacacgcgcgtgtgcatatgtgtgcatgtgtatgtaggagCACATGCTGTGAGGTGACAGCGGAGGGACCATGTGCCATAGTACAGAAGAGCCTTGTGTATCACCTGCCTCCTGTGGCTACCCTCCATGTTGCTTCTGTCCTTGTTGCTGTCTATGACATGCGTGGATGCATTGGGCCAGGCTGGGCAAAAGAGAGGCCTGGTCTCTAATGCATCCTCTGGAAGGCAGTCCTAGCTAGACCTAGTCCCCATTTCTGGGCTAGAAATCCACCGTTTACTTGGATCCTGTCCCTTCCCCAAAGTCTACCTAAAGGGGTCTGTAGGAGCTGGGAAGGCATGCCGGGCCATGGGCAATGGTGGGTGTGAGGATGGGCCATATCCCGGTTTATAACTACAGCCAGGTCCTGCTGCCCATGAGCGCTCAGCTGGCCTGGTAAATGCATCCTGGGGGTTGAAAGCTGCTGTCGATGTGATTGGTAGGTTGTTAGGTAAACTCTGAGAAGCAAATCTTTTAATCCACTGTGGCTAATCCAGTGCACTTTTGTTTGCCAAGACAGATTCTGCGGCAACAAAGGGGCTGGAGGGACCCCAGCATACATAATCACATACTTAGAACTTGGCCGCCGCTGCCCACAGGGTTCctaggcagcagagagagacatCTCAGGACAGCACAGTGTAGAGAGGGTGGAAGTAGGAGGAGGGGCCTAAGTGCACTGAAGGTGTGGTGGCTACCAGACTTCCTAGGTGACCCCTTGCACCTATCTGGATATCCCCTGGTCACCTGCTGGATAGGTGGCTGATGGGTACTTTGCAAGTTTGTGGGGGCAACTGAGCAGAGCCAGACAGAAGGAAAACTAATACTCAATATACGGTGCAAGAGTACCTGGGACACAGGCTTATGAAGATGTAACAAGAAGCTGGGAAGGATGGCAAATAACATGGGAGAGGGTGAGAACAGAAGGAGTAAGGTGGCAGTGGGCAGCAGGAGAGCAAGTGTGCCccaacaggaagaggaagtggcctGGGGTGGTATAGCAAAGCATGAAAGAAAATACCTGCAGAATATCTTTAGGGCCTAGCACACTCACAAGGGAGAATACTGCTGACCCTGGACAAATGGTGCCGAGGTTAAGGAGGCCAGCTGGCTGCTTCCTCTACCagacatatatatgtagcagGCATAGCAGTAGAATTTATTCTGCTACTCGGTCTTGTCTGTGCAAGTTGTGCATGGACCACTAAGGGATCCTCATTTTGCCAAGGAGGACACTCAGATGCTGCAAATGTTCAAGTCTCCAGAGTGGCTGGCGCCATTCCCTTGTGTTCCTGAGGTTTCctggttggggtgggggttggggtaaTTGCGTTTGGTGGAAGGCTCCACTCCGCAACTGCTTATTGGAATGAGGCTATCACAAAGAACTAACTTAGACCTCACATCCTCCATACCTATCAGCTGACCCTGATCAACTTGCCTGTTACCTTAGTATCtgcattcttctttctcccagaTGCTCCAGACAGATGACTCCCCTTAAGACAATAGGGAGTCAGAGCTCAATTGGAAGGTGTGAGTTGTATCCCgggaaggatttatttcttaGGGTACACTCAAGTGAAGAGCTGGCCCTACCTTCATGCCTGTTTACACTGCTTTCCTGCCTTACTGGCTCTTGACTCCTTTAAGCTGGCAGGGAAATGATATGTTGGGTCAAGTGTGCTGGACAGAGGAGGACATGGCTGTGAGGACCTCTGGAGTCTAACCCAGGGGATAAGCATGCTACTGCCTGATTGGGCTTGGAACAGATGATAGTCCAAAGGGCACAAACAGTGATTACAGTGTCCATCTCTGAAGAGACCATGCTGGCAAGGCAGAGTAACTCTCTACTCCTCTGTGGATGGATGCCTCTTACCTGGGAGGGGAAGGCAGATACTCAGCTGCCACAGCATTTGATTCAGGAGCCATCAGAACCCTCCATTGCAATGCTGCCTGGCATATAACCTATTATTTAGAAGTCCCCACAGTAGTTAACACTGCAGCCATGCTGAACCATATCATTTAGGACAGTCATGCTCCTGCTGGGTGAAATACAAACACCAAGAGTAATACTAGGTGCCAGCTCAGAACACAAATCACCAGGAGTGATACAAGGGGAGGAAGAATTtggggccagcaaaatggctcagcgggtaaaagagCTCGCtgagcctgatggcctgagttcagtcccaaggACACACatgtagaagaagagaatcaagTAACAAAAGTAGTACTCTGACATACTTCTACATATGGACCCTGGCTGTCTTGTGcccaaacacattaaaaataaatctgtcgTGGGTCATGCCTGTGCCAAGGTGGCTGCTGGCACAGTTAAGACCTCCTGCCCGACCCTGGAGTGAACACAGAAGCACATTGTAGCTAGTGCTGCTGGCCAGCAGTGGCATCTTCAGAGGCTCACTTTGCTGTTGTGTTGTTCCTATTCTTTATACACTGATGTCACTGGAAGGTGACAGCTACTGCAGAAGGGTTGCTGCTTCTCTTTCATGGGAACGGTAATATTACAGCagcacttttctttttcaagacagttttctctgtgtagcagccctggctctcctgggacttgttttgtagaccaggctggctttgaacttacagagattcacctgcctctgcctcccaagggctaactcgaaggcatgtgtcatcacaaCCGGCTTTGCCTCACttttatgaagaataaaatagggctggagagatggttaacagcactgactgctcttccagaggactcaggttcagatCCTGGCACccagctcacacctgtctataactccaagatttgacacccttacacagacatgatacatgcagataaaacaccagtgcacattaataaataaaaaacaataaagtaaaatacacGCTGGGCACATTCATTCctgtattcctagcacttggaaagcttgGGCAGGAGCATcttaagtttaaggccagcctgagctacacaacaAGACAGTTTTGGAGTGGGTATGGTAACTCAGCTTCCGTGACCTCTGTGAGCTCTCTTTGATAGGCTCTTACTCTTCCTGCCTTCATAGTCACTTGCTCTGTGATACAAAAATAGCATCTGCTTTTGTGCCATTAtgacttttctcactgctgtgtcTCCAACTCCTTGTCCTCGTAGGCAGAGAGGCCCTGGCCACTCTCACACACCCCTCAACCCCAATCTCAAAaatgatggaaaaagaaaattcatgggGGTGAGACATAAGCCGGAGATGGGTTATGGCAGGAAGATAGAGCTGGCTGACAGAGCAAGGGAACTGGGCCACCTGAGTCCTCTGAGCATTCTGGGTCATATTGGGTCCAGAAGGCTGCTGTATTCTAGAATGGCAAATAAGACATGAGACAAGTTTTCAATCTCTCTACCGGGGATTCAGCTGCATCTCACCACCTCTGCACTGGGTAGAGGGGGCAAGGGTCAGACAGAAACCAACTGAGCCTGAAGCCTCTCTTCCCCTAGAATTGAGGATCAAAATGGTCGTCCTTCTCTTCCTGAGCTGTGGCATGGACAGTGGCCATTCTGTAGGGGGCCTTCTGCTATGCATTTTCCTGCAGTGTATCACTGGGCCAGACCCTCTGTAACATGCATGCCAGGTGACTTTCTttgtatcactttttttttttttggtttttcgagatagagtttctctgtacagtcctggatgtcctggaactgtatCACTTTTTAAAGACACTTTATTTAAAAGTATTCCTGTGtaaagctggagagatagctcagcagttaaaagcactgactgctcttccagaggttctgagttcacttcccagcaaccgcatggtggctcacaatcatccgcaatgagatctgacgccttcttctggtgtatctgaagagagtgagagtgtactcacatatataaaataaatcttctttttaaaaaagtatttctatGTCtacattgaagaaaataatttctgctCATGAGTTTGGGCTTTTAA
This window contains:
- the Mrpl28 gene encoding 39S ribosomal protein L28, mitochondrial, which produces MPLHKYPVHLWQKLRLRQGICARLPAHFLRSLEEERTPTPVHYKPHGAKFKINPKNGQRERVEDVPIPIYYPPESQQGLWGGEGFILGYRYANNDKLSKRVKKVWKPQLFTRELYSEILDKKFTVTVTMRTLDLIDEAYGFDFYILKTPKEDLCSKFGMDLKRGMLLRLARQDPQLHPDNPERRAAIYDKYRSFVIPEAEAEWVGLTLEEALEKQRLLEEKDPVPLFKVYVEELVQRLQEQALSTPAVVQKRAGDHA